Proteins from one Oscillatoria nigro-viridis PCC 7112 genomic window:
- a CDS encoding DUF4926 domain-containing protein, whose translation MKFALFSQVALRENIPKYNLRKGITGTIVEKSPMPENQ comes from the coding sequence ATGAAATTTGCACTGTTTTCACAGGTAGCATTGCGCGAAAATATCCCCAAATACAATCTAAGAAAAGGTATTACAGGCACTATTGTTGAGAAGTCCCCCATGCCGGAAAATCAATAA
- a CDS encoding RelA/SpoT family protein codes for MNANTLTPSPSIDPAVVPDWLQECLNARSQPDGGPNQNCSTDDSLICRAFEFARDLHEGQYRKSGEPYICHPVAVAGILRYMGGNNVMIAAGFLHDIVEDTDITLEEIEQRFGAEVRQLVEGVTKLSKFNFSSKTERLAENFRRMFLAMAKDIRVIVVKLADRLHNMRTLEHLSEEKQRSIALETRDIFAPLANRLGIGRFKWELEDLAFKYLEPEAYREIQELVAVKRADRETQLAEVTDCLRERLDNLGIKCYEVSGRPKHLYGIYAKMQRRQKGFNQVYDIAAVRIIVETNDDCYRALAIVHDSFRPIPGRFKDYIGLPKANRYQSLHTGVIGTSGRPIEVQIRTVAMHHIAEYGIAAHWKYKETGGSNTTVTGDDEKFTWLRQLLEWQSDLKDDREYLQSIKDNLFDEDIYVFTPNGDVIALNSGSTPVDFAYRIHTEIGNHCTGARVNGRMVTLDKVLKNGDIVEILTQKNGHPSSDWLNFVKTNGAKNRIRQWLKRSHRDENLARGRELLEKELGKNGLESLLKSEPMQSVAQRCNYHSVEDLIAGLGYGEVTLNLVVNRLRDLIKVQQKIEAAPAGGQELPQLIPASTPKPVPSSSPSKSPIAGVEGLLYHLAGCCCPIPGESIIGVVTRTRGISIHRQGCSNVESVPGDRLVPVSWNSSNRNESRPNTYPVNIQIEALDRVGVLNDVLSHLKDNQVNVRSAQVKTYPGLPALIDLCMDIQDKQQFERTCMQIKKMSDILNLRRISEGT; via the coding sequence ATGAACGCGAACACTCTGACTCCCTCTCCTTCGATCGATCCTGCTGTAGTTCCCGATTGGCTGCAAGAATGCCTGAATGCTCGATCGCAGCCTGATGGCGGCCCTAACCAGAATTGCTCCACGGACGACAGCTTAATTTGTCGGGCCTTTGAATTTGCCCGCGACTTGCACGAAGGACAATACCGCAAATCTGGAGAACCTTACATTTGCCATCCGGTAGCTGTCGCTGGAATACTCCGGTATATGGGCGGCAACAACGTCATGATTGCCGCCGGCTTCCTCCACGATATTGTTGAAGATACAGATATTACTCTCGAAGAAATAGAACAGCGGTTCGGCGCCGAAGTGCGACAGTTGGTTGAAGGTGTCACCAAGCTTTCTAAGTTTAATTTTTCCAGCAAAACAGAGCGCCTTGCGGAAAATTTCCGCCGAATGTTCCTAGCAATGGCTAAAGATATTCGCGTCATTGTCGTCAAACTCGCAGATCGGCTGCACAACATGAGGACTTTGGAGCATTTGTCCGAAGAAAAGCAGCGCAGTATTGCCCTAGAAACCCGAGATATTTTTGCTCCCCTAGCAAACCGTTTGGGTATCGGCCGCTTTAAGTGGGAATTGGAAGATTTAGCGTTTAAATACCTGGAACCCGAAGCTTACCGCGAAATTCAGGAATTGGTGGCGGTGAAGCGCGCCGATCGAGAAACTCAACTCGCAGAAGTCACCGATTGTTTGCGAGAACGGCTTGACAATTTAGGCATTAAATGCTATGAAGTTAGCGGCCGTCCCAAACATTTGTACGGGATTTACGCGAAGATGCAGCGCCGCCAAAAAGGGTTTAACCAAGTGTACGATATTGCGGCGGTGCGGATCATAGTAGAAACCAATGATGACTGTTATCGGGCTTTGGCGATCGTCCACGATTCTTTCCGCCCGATTCCCGGCCGCTTTAAAGATTATATCGGTTTACCAAAAGCCAACCGCTACCAATCTTTGCACACCGGAGTAATCGGAACCAGCGGCCGCCCCATCGAAGTGCAAATCCGCACCGTAGCAATGCACCACATTGCAGAATACGGCATTGCCGCGCACTGGAAATACAAAGAAACTGGCGGTTCTAACACAACAGTCACCGGCGACGACGAAAAATTTACTTGGCTGCGACAACTCCTAGAATGGCAAAGCGACCTCAAAGACGATCGCGAATATTTACAAAGCATTAAGGACAACTTATTCGACGAAGATATTTACGTTTTTACTCCTAACGGAGACGTGATTGCTCTCAATAGCGGCTCGACTCCCGTAGATTTTGCTTACCGCATTCACACAGAAATTGGCAATCACTGCACAGGTGCCAGAGTCAACGGGCGAATGGTAACACTAGATAAGGTTTTAAAGAACGGCGATATTGTAGAAATCTTGACCCAAAAAAACGGTCATCCGAGTTCCGACTGGCTGAATTTTGTCAAGACAAACGGAGCAAAAAACAGAATTCGCCAGTGGTTGAAGCGATCGCACCGAGATGAAAACCTCGCTCGCGGCCGGGAATTGCTGGAAAAAGAATTAGGTAAAAACGGCTTAGAATCTTTGCTGAAATCTGAACCCATGCAATCGGTGGCTCAGCGCTGCAACTACCACAGCGTCGAAGATTTAATCGCCGGTTTGGGCTACGGCGAAGTCACCCTAAATCTAGTAGTAAATCGACTGCGAGATTTAATCAAAGTGCAGCAAAAAATTGAAGCTGCTCCCGCAGGAGGACAGGAATTGCCCCAGCTAATACCTGCATCGACACCGAAACCAGTACCGAGTTCGTCTCCGAGCAAATCGCCGATCGCAGGTGTAGAGGGATTGCTGTACCATTTAGCCGGCTGTTGCTGTCCGATTCCTGGGGAATCAATTATTGGAGTTGTGACTCGCACTCGCGGAATTTCGATTCACCGACAAGGATGTTCAAATGTTGAGAGCGTACCTGGGGATCGCTTGGTTCCTGTGAGTTGGAATTCCAGCAACCGCAATGAATCTCGACCTAACACTTATCCGGTTAACATTCAAATTGAAGCCCTCGATCGAGTGGGAGTTCTCAATGATGTTTTATCCCATTTGAAAGACAACCAAGTAAACGTCCGCAGCGCTCAAGTCAAAACATATCCCGGATTGCCTGCCTTAATTGACTTGTGCATGGATATCCAGGATAAACAACAGTTCGAGCGCACTTGTATGCAAATTAAAAAGATGAGCGATATTTTGAATTTGCGCCGGATCAGTGAAGGGACTTAA
- the patD gene encoding heterocyst frequency control protein PatD — MILSEDRRQCYQELQRALEQLQRTAAQDNLDRAALAIEYTKVQQFFGNQIMKAESDELDASETPPEQSYLTEIHKQLRLLGTDVTFLQASRQPATAEARQTATIARLNTLIGYCGALLQKNSGSSGPAQIQN; from the coding sequence ATGATATTGTCCGAAGACCGCCGCCAGTGCTACCAAGAATTACAGCGAGCACTAGAACAACTACAAAGAACTGCTGCACAGGATAATCTGGATCGGGCCGCGCTGGCGATCGAATACACAAAAGTGCAACAATTTTTCGGAAACCAAATTATGAAAGCCGAAAGCGATGAGTTAGACGCCTCAGAAACACCCCCAGAGCAGTCCTATTTGACGGAAATTCACAAGCAACTGCGGTTATTGGGGACAGATGTCACGTTTTTGCAAGCGTCGCGCCAGCCAGCGACAGCAGAGGCGAGGCAAACTGCGACGATCGCGCGGCTCAACACGCTAATTGGCTACTGTGGCGCGCTGCTGCAAAAAAATTCTGGTTCTTCAGGGCCCGCCCAGATACAGAATTAA
- a CDS encoding TFIIB-type zinc ribbon-containing protein, which produces MECPKCKHPNLEGGTLAGSMSVQWCPNCYGIWIPGREYEAWQKEQNQWYNKSQKPEATTGTLGIEFTPSVYDSKAALCPEDGHYLSRAKVPFSRVPFYIERCMLCGGIWCDNGEWDILESLGFYTEIDKMFSPNWQAKARVQELASRERQVLTEKLGPDIAGYVLELAEVLADHPHADCAATYILRRAELKRREI; this is translated from the coding sequence GTGGAATGTCCAAAATGCAAACATCCCAATTTAGAAGGCGGTACCTTAGCCGGCAGCATGTCGGTGCAGTGGTGTCCGAACTGTTACGGTATCTGGATTCCAGGCAGAGAATACGAAGCTTGGCAGAAAGAGCAGAACCAGTGGTACAACAAATCTCAGAAGCCAGAGGCGACGACAGGGACTCTCGGCATAGAATTCACCCCGTCAGTCTACGACAGCAAAGCAGCGCTGTGTCCCGAAGACGGTCACTATCTGTCGCGGGCGAAAGTTCCTTTCAGCAGAGTGCCCTTTTACATAGAGCGCTGTATGTTGTGCGGGGGCATTTGGTGCGATAACGGCGAGTGGGACATTCTCGAAAGTCTCGGATTCTACACCGAGATTGACAAGATGTTTTCTCCGAATTGGCAAGCTAAGGCCCGCGTGCAAGAACTCGCCTCTCGGGAACGTCAAGTGCTGACTGAGAAGCTGGGGCCGGATATCGCCGGATATGTGTTGGAACTCGCGGAAGTTTTAGCAGACCATCCTCACGCAGATTGTGCCGCTACTTACATACTGCGGAGAGCTGAGTTGAAGCGAAGGGAAATTTAG
- a CDS encoding dipeptide ABC transporter ATP-binding protein, whose product MTNDSSLFSVDNLRVAYPQRRGQSGWAVDGVSLTLKPGEKLGLVGESGCGKSTLGRAAMRLLPDSTLIEGRVSFAGESVFDMNASRLRRFRGEAVALIFQDPMTRLDPLMTVGEHCIETLQAHRPNLDRKQAKKRAIETLESVKIPASRWSQFPHEFSGGMRQRVAIALALLLDPKLIVADEPTTSLDVTVAAQILQELTRLCEERGTAILLISHDLAMVAEYCDRIAVMYGGKVVETGPVQNVFEKPQHEYTRSLLKAALHIQADSDKGLAFEEIRTEVVTANLTNSPLLTVTNLQQHYSLESNLLDQLFSRNRQVIKAVDGVSLELERGEILGLVGESGCGKSTLSRTILQLITATGGKVEFQGIDITALNRDAVRKHRREMQMIFQDPHACLNPMMTVGQSIADPLLIHKLANGSEAKKQVIQMLERVGLSPGEDFFRRYPGELSGGQQQRVSIARALITRPQLIICDEPVSMLDASVQTQVLELMLELKQEFNLTYLFITHDLWVARFFCDRIAVMNAGKIVEIGKTRDIFTNPQHPYTQQLLQAAPLLARTQ is encoded by the coding sequence ATGACTAATGACTCTTCTCTATTTTCCGTTGACAATCTGCGAGTAGCTTATCCTCAGCGGCGAGGCCAATCCGGTTGGGCCGTTGACGGGGTTTCCCTGACGCTGAAACCGGGGGAAAAGCTCGGATTAGTTGGGGAGTCTGGGTGCGGTAAGTCAACTTTGGGAAGGGCGGCGATGCGGTTGCTGCCGGATTCGACGCTGATTGAGGGGCGAGTTAGTTTTGCTGGAGAGTCGGTGTTTGATATGAATGCTTCGCGGCTGAGACGGTTTCGGGGCGAAGCTGTGGCATTGATTTTTCAAGATCCGATGACTCGTCTCGATCCTTTGATGACTGTCGGGGAACACTGCATCGAGACTTTGCAAGCTCACAGACCGAATTTGGATCGCAAGCAAGCTAAGAAACGGGCGATCGAAACTCTGGAATCTGTGAAAATTCCCGCGTCCCGCTGGTCGCAATTTCCCCACGAATTTAGCGGCGGAATGCGGCAAAGAGTAGCAATTGCTTTGGCTCTTTTGCTCGATCCCAAATTAATTGTGGCGGACGAACCGACTACAAGTTTGGACGTAACTGTAGCTGCTCAGATTTTGCAGGAATTAACCAGACTTTGCGAGGAACGGGGAACGGCTATTTTGTTGATTTCTCACGATTTGGCGATGGTGGCCGAGTATTGCGATCGCATTGCGGTGATGTACGGCGGTAAAGTCGTAGAAACAGGGCCGGTGCAAAACGTTTTTGAAAAGCCGCAGCACGAATATACTCGATCGCTCCTCAAAGCAGCTTTGCACATTCAAGCCGATTCTGACAAAGGGTTAGCATTCGAGGAAATCAGGACTGAAGTCGTTACTGCAAACTTAACAAATTCGCCTCTTTTGACCGTAACGAATTTGCAGCAACACTACAGTTTAGAAAGCAATTTATTAGATCAGTTGTTTTCCAGGAATCGCCAGGTAATTAAAGCAGTAGACGGCGTTAGTTTAGAGCTAGAACGGGGAGAAATCCTAGGGCTGGTGGGGGAGTCCGGCTGCGGCAAAAGTACCTTGTCACGCACGATTTTGCAGCTAATTACCGCGACTGGCGGCAAAGTGGAATTTCAAGGAATAGATATAACTGCCCTGAACCGCGATGCTGTGAGGAAGCACCGCCGCGAAATGCAAATGATCTTTCAAGACCCCCACGCTTGCCTGAATCCGATGATGACTGTCGGGCAAAGTATTGCTGACCCTTTGTTGATTCACAAATTAGCTAATGGCAGCGAAGCGAAAAAACAAGTAATCCAAATGTTAGAGCGGGTGGGTTTGAGTCCAGGGGAGGATTTCTTTCGCCGCTATCCGGGGGAATTGTCAGGAGGACAACAGCAGCGAGTTTCGATCGCCCGCGCTTTAATTACTCGCCCGCAACTGATAATTTGCGACGAACCTGTGAGTATGCTGGATGCCAGCGTGCAGACTCAAGTTTTAGAGCTGATGTTGGAGTTGAAGCAGGAATTTAATTTGACTTATCTGTTTATTACGCACGATTTGTGGGTGGCGAGATTTTTTTGCGATCGTATTGCGGTAATGAATGCTGGAAAAATTGTTGAAATCGGTAAGACTAGGGATATTTTTACTAATCCGCAGCACCCTTATACTCAGCAATTATTGCAGGCAGCTCCTTTACTGGCTCGAACTCAATAG
- a CDS encoding RNA polymerase sigma factor, RpoD/SigA family: MAESDLGSFAVAPEALFAIAQDEDTESDRPTVTRSSAYNNWSADDPVGALFKEMARYPLLTAAEEVELARRVQELVALDELEQRLQQELDRVPTKAELAAALGISETQLQQLRHQCQSAKRKMISSNLRLVVSIAKRYLNRGVPFLDLIQEGALGLNRAAEKFDPEKGYKFSTYAYWWIRQGITRTIANQGRTIRLPVHIVEQLNKLKKVYRDLKRSLQRNPTETELAREMEVSCEHLRYLQQVRRQSLSLNHRIGSEESSELLDVLEDNATQSPEAQMNEMMMRQDILEVLDSILTEREKEIVAMRYGLLTGEPYTLEEVSSLFNLSRERVRQIQNKAMRKLRRPQVTERLKGWLK, encoded by the coding sequence ATGGCAGAATCTGACCTAGGCAGTTTTGCGGTGGCACCCGAAGCCTTATTCGCGATCGCACAAGATGAAGACACCGAGAGCGATCGTCCCACGGTAACTCGGTCGTCAGCATACAACAACTGGTCTGCCGACGATCCAGTGGGAGCTTTGTTCAAAGAAATGGCTCGGTATCCTCTACTGACAGCAGCCGAAGAGGTGGAGTTGGCGCGCCGCGTTCAAGAATTGGTAGCCCTGGATGAACTAGAACAGCGTTTGCAGCAGGAATTAGACAGAGTGCCGACAAAAGCTGAACTCGCAGCGGCTTTGGGGATAAGCGAAACTCAACTGCAACAGCTTCGCCACCAGTGTCAGTCGGCGAAACGGAAAATGATCAGCTCAAATTTGCGCTTGGTAGTTTCGATTGCCAAACGCTATCTCAATCGGGGCGTGCCTTTTCTCGATTTAATTCAGGAAGGAGCTTTAGGTTTAAATCGGGCCGCCGAAAAGTTCGATCCGGAGAAGGGTTACAAGTTTTCTACCTATGCCTATTGGTGGATTCGCCAAGGAATTACCCGGACAATTGCCAATCAAGGGCGGACGATTCGCTTGCCGGTTCACATTGTCGAACAGTTAAATAAACTCAAAAAAGTTTATCGAGATTTGAAGCGTTCTCTTCAACGCAATCCAACTGAAACTGAACTTGCTAGAGAAATGGAAGTTAGTTGCGAACACCTTCGCTACCTCCAGCAAGTACGCCGCCAATCTTTGTCTCTCAACCACCGCATCGGCTCAGAAGAAAGTTCGGAACTTTTGGATGTTCTCGAAGATAACGCGACGCAATCTCCCGAAGCTCAGATGAATGAGATGATGATGCGCCAAGATATTTTGGAGGTGTTGGACAGTATTTTGACTGAGCGGGAAAAAGAGATTGTTGCTATGCGTTACGGTTTGCTGACCGGCGAACCTTACACTTTAGAAGAGGTCAGCAGTTTGTTCAATTTGTCCCGCGAACGAGTCCGTCAAATTCAAAATAAGGCAATGCGAAAGCTGCGCCGCCCTCAAGTGACGGAACGATTGAAGGGCTGGTTGAAATAA
- a CDS encoding GNAT family N-acetyltransferase → MSSEVILRPATRADVPVLFDLIKALAEYEKLSHAVTGNALDLEHHLFGDRPFAEAILAECEGQVVGWALFFYNYSTFLTQPGIYLEDLFVLPEFRGRGIGKSLIVYLAQLAVEKGCGRLEWSVLDWNELAIGFYKGIGADVMPDWRICRVAGESLATLASK, encoded by the coding sequence ATGTCTTCTGAGGTAATTTTGCGCCCCGCTACCCGCGCCGACGTGCCGGTGCTGTTTGATTTGATTAAAGCTTTAGCTGAGTACGAAAAATTATCTCATGCCGTTACTGGCAATGCGCTTGATTTGGAGCATCATTTGTTTGGCGATCGACCTTTTGCTGAAGCGATTTTAGCCGAGTGTGAAGGTCAAGTGGTGGGCTGGGCGCTGTTTTTTTACAATTATTCTACTTTTTTGACTCAGCCGGGAATTTATTTGGAAGATTTGTTCGTGCTGCCTGAGTTTCGAGGGCGGGGAATTGGCAAATCTTTGATAGTTTATTTAGCGCAGTTGGCAGTAGAAAAAGGCTGCGGGCGTTTGGAATGGAGTGTTTTGGATTGGAATGAATTGGCGATCGGATTTTACAAGGGCATCGGTGCAGATGTGATGCCCGACTGGCGGATTTGCCGGGTTGCGGGCGAGTCTTTGGCAACTTTGGCATCGAAGTAA
- a CDS encoding AEC family transporter encodes MIETLFHAYTPLVIWTGLGLLLFRYIPVDFPKLLSHFLFWIGIPLQILVLARQSDFSGAVGFTPAIALFVLFLSTSCAWLTWVLLRRLSAAHIKKPYFQGKNSLVNLFLLNFNSLKRSSEGSFILAAMLGNTGFVGLAITLSIISTDNNNWAVLYSVTNNVIGTYFFGVFIASYFGNSEPKNHRWTLIRDVLTVPAIWAFLIGFSTRNIPLPETVESGLQTAVWVVIASALLLVGIRLRSIKKWESFELALIPSLLKVVIVPVLIGLGASYFGLRGDPRLVLVLMSGTPTALFVLILAEVYELDRDLLASSIAITSVGLLLMLPLWLAGFS; translated from the coding sequence ATGATTGAAACCTTATTTCACGCTTATACGCCTCTAGTTATCTGGACGGGCTTGGGACTGCTGCTGTTTCGGTATATCCCAGTTGATTTTCCCAAGCTGCTGAGCCACTTTCTTTTCTGGATTGGGATACCGCTGCAAATTCTAGTTTTAGCCCGTCAGAGCGATTTTTCGGGTGCTGTGGGATTCACGCCGGCGATCGCCCTATTCGTGTTATTTCTGAGTACGAGTTGTGCTTGGCTGACTTGGGTATTATTGCGTAGGCTGAGTGCGGCCCACATCAAAAAGCCCTATTTTCAGGGCAAAAATTCTCTGGTGAATTTATTTCTATTAAATTTTAATTCCCTGAAGCGATCGAGCGAAGGGAGTTTTATCCTAGCTGCGATGTTAGGGAATACGGGCTTTGTTGGATTAGCAATCACCCTGTCTATCATCAGCACCGATAACAACAACTGGGCTGTCTTGTACAGCGTCACTAACAATGTTATTGGAACTTATTTTTTCGGTGTATTTATTGCTAGCTATTTCGGGAACTCCGAGCCAAAAAATCACAGGTGGACTCTGATCCGGGACGTGCTGACAGTTCCCGCCATCTGGGCATTTTTAATTGGTTTTTCTACTAGAAACATCCCCCTGCCCGAGACAGTGGAATCGGGATTGCAGACTGCTGTTTGGGTGGTAATTGCCAGTGCTTTGCTGCTGGTTGGCATCCGGCTGAGGTCTATTAAGAAATGGGAAAGTTTTGAACTGGCGTTAATCCCGTCGCTGTTAAAAGTGGTAATTGTGCCGGTGCTGATCGGATTGGGTGCTAGTTATTTCGGATTGAGGGGCGATCCGAGGTTGGTGTTGGTCTTGATGTCGGGAACGCCCACAGCTCTTTTCGTGCTGATTTTAGCAGAAGTCTACGAACTCGATCGCGATTTGTTAGCTAGCAGCATCGCCATCACTTCTGTCGGGTTGCTGTTGATGCTTCCGCTGTGGTTAGCTGGGTTTAGTTGA
- a CDS encoding DUF433 domain-containing protein, with translation MTTISDEQTAIIRTERGLTIAGTRITLYDIMDYVTAQYPPKFIRGLFDLTEEQINAALAYIEANRADVEAEYQMVLKEAEELRLYYEEKNRDLIARIAAQPPKPGTEAAWEKLRAAKAKLDAKA, from the coding sequence ATGACAACCATATCCGACGAACAAACAGCTATCATCCGTACAGAAAGAGGACTGACGATCGCAGGTACGCGCATCACCCTCTACGACATCATGGACTATGTGACGGCTCAATATCCGCCTAAGTTTATCAGGGGATTGTTTGACCTTACAGAAGAACAAATTAATGCGGCTTTAGCTTATATTGAGGCCAATCGCGCTGATGTTGAAGCTGAGTATCAAATGGTTCTTAAGGAAGCTGAGGAACTTCGGCTGTATTATGAAGAAAAAAATCGCGATCTCATTGCCAGAATTGCCGCCCAGCCACCAAAACCTGGAACCGAAGCTGCATGGGAAAAGCTTCGAGCAGCTAAGGCAAAACTTGATGCTAAAGCATAA
- a CDS encoding type II toxin-antitoxin system HicB family antitoxin: MLTKYIQAAMKQAKYEIFPDDGTFYGEIPICEGVYANAVSLEACREELQEVLEDWILLSLTLKLPLPVLDNIDLTVTKEVA; the protein is encoded by the coding sequence ATGTTAACTAAATACATCCAAGCTGCCATGAAGCAAGCTAAGTATGAAATTTTCCCTGATGATGGGACTTTCTACGGAGAAATTCCTATCTGTGAGGGAGTCTATGCAAATGCTGTAAGTCTCGAAGCTTGTCGAGAAGAATTGCAAGAGGTATTGGAAGACTGGATTTTACTTAGTCTCACCCTGAAACTTCCTTTACCTGTCCTTGATAATATCGACCTTACAGTTACCAAGGAAGTTGCCTGA
- a CDS encoding type II toxin-antitoxin system HicA family toxin — protein MPPLKPVKRRDLIYYLKQLGFDGHYSGKRHQFMLKDNLRITIPNPHQGDISANFLAKILRQAKVDISDWENL, from the coding sequence ATGCCTCCTTTAAAACCAGTCAAACGTCGAGACTTAATTTATTATCTGAAACAACTGGGATTTGACGGCCACTATTCGGGAAAAAGGCATCAGTTCATGTTGAAAGATAACCTTCGCATTACCATCCCCAATCCTCATCAAGGTGATATCAGTGCCAACTTTTTAGCTAAGATTTTGCGACAGGCTAAAGTTGATATTAGTGATTGGGAGAACCTCTAA
- a CDS encoding NB-ARC domain-containing protein, giving the protein MDVQEVLKIADDIVFAKTGKHLNHLQEGILRGTWQRQKYPEIAKACYRSEAHVKKVASKLWKLLSEILGEDINQSNFRYTVERLQLSIVESNFGNYYAQIDNFCNNNLHPSAIANTEKPNQPLYNQTKPKIHQDLSDAPDPNLFYNRTSELSTLKQWILQAHTRLITVYGLSGIGKSAIALKLIEQIQTQFDYIIWQSLDRTPILSTLQTELKQFFSQSQPTPLTTVIDYFRTSRCLVILDDVQNIFNAGELVSQYLPGYEDYGKMFKQIATSSHQSCLILLSWEKPKDIANLEAENQTNKTLHLQGLGEQSAEILREKGLKDEEKWSELIALYQGHPSWLNIIASTIIELFDGSVSLFLDNTNDLFLGDLEPLLASHIERLSDSEKKAFYWLASQNEAVDISRQPADSGLSKAELWQVIQSLTRRSLVEKVQVEARSMFLINPVFKAYIQSKI; this is encoded by the coding sequence ATGGACGTTCAAGAAGTCTTAAAAATAGCTGATGATATCGTATTCGCTAAGACAGGAAAACACCTCAATCATTTACAAGAAGGTATATTGCGTGGCACTTGGCAACGCCAGAAATACCCAGAAATTGCTAAAGCCTGCTACCGTAGTGAAGCTCATGTCAAGAAAGTAGCATCAAAATTATGGAAACTTTTATCAGAAATATTAGGTGAAGACATTAATCAATCTAACTTTCGATACACAGTGGAAAGATTGCAATTATCCATAGTTGAATCAAACTTTGGAAACTATTATGCACAAATTGATAATTTTTGTAATAACAATTTGCACCCCTCAGCAATCGCCAATACAGAAAAACCTAATCAGCCACTTTATAACCAAACTAAACCAAAAATTCATCAAGACTTATCCGATGCACCAGATCCAAACCTATTCTATAACCGCACTTCAGAACTCTCCACCCTCAAACAATGGATTTTACAAGCCCACACCCGCTTGATTACCGTCTACGGCTTAAGTGGAATTGGCAAAAGCGCGATCGCCCTCAAACTCATCGAACAAATTCAAACCCAATTCGATTATATTATCTGGCAAAGCCTCGATCGCACACCCATCCTTTCAACCCTCCAAACCGAACTAAAACAATTTTTTTCTCAATCCCAACCAACCCCATTAACCACAGTCATTGATTATTTTCGCACCTCACGCTGTTTAGTAATCCTTGATGACGTGCAGAACATCTTTAACGCCGGTGAATTAGTCAGTCAATATTTACCAGGCTATGAAGACTATGGTAAAATGTTTAAACAAATTGCCACATCCTCGCACCAAAGTTGTTTAATTCTCCTCAGTTGGGAAAAACCTAAAGATATCGCCAATTTAGAAGCAGAAAACCAGACTAATAAAACATTACACCTCCAAGGCTTAGGAGAACAATCGGCAGAAATTCTCCGAGAAAAAGGATTGAAAGATGAGGAAAAATGGTCAGAGTTGATAGCCCTTTATCAAGGTCATCCTTCATGGCTAAATATTATCGCCTCAACAATTATAGAATTATTTGATGGTAGCGTTTCCCTATTTTTAGACAATACAAATGATTTATTTTTAGGTGATTTAGAACCCCTTTTAGCATCTCACATAGAGCGTTTATCAGACTCAGAAAAAAAAGCATTCTACTGGTTAGCCAGTCAAAATGAAGCTGTAGATATTTCACGACAACCTGCTGATAGTGGGTTGTCCAAAGCTGAATTGTGGCAAGTCATCCAATCTTTAACCAGACGTAGCTTAGTTGAAAAAGTGCAAGTAGAAGCGCGATCGATGTTTCTCATTAATCCTGTATTCAAAGCATACATTCAGTCTAAAATATAG
- a CDS encoding Uma2 family endonuclease: MVVAISKAGLGKGAAFLSNVTWETLEKLDADLADTGARLTYLDGCLEIMAPLSEEHEEPKKTLGQLLESYMRTKDIRFYARGSTTIGMKKLGARKEPDESYCLGTRKSVPDLAIEVTVTSGGIDTLEIYRRVGVQEVWFWEDGVISVYCLRSTGYELVSKSELLPELDLRSIEFYSRMADQYDAVNAFMRSM; this comes from the coding sequence ATGGTTGTCGCAATTTCTAAAGCAGGATTGGGTAAAGGTGCGGCCTTCCTGTCAAACGTGACATGGGAGACTCTGGAAAAGTTGGATGCAGATTTGGCGGACACTGGGGCGCGCTTAACTTATTTGGATGGGTGTTTAGAAATTATGGCTCCTTTATCTGAAGAACATGAAGAACCTAAAAAAACTTTAGGTCAACTTTTAGAAAGTTATATGCGGACGAAAGACATTCGTTTTTATGCGCGTGGTAGTACAACTATCGGGATGAAGAAATTAGGCGCGCGGAAGGAACCAGATGAGTCTTACTGTTTGGGTACGCGCAAGTCAGTTCCAGATTTAGCGATCGAGGTAACAGTGACGAGTGGTGGAATTGATACGCTGGAAATCTATCGTCGGGTGGGAGTGCAGGAGGTTTGGTTTTGGGAGGATGGGGTAATTTCGGTTTATTGCTTGCGTTCTACGGGATATGAGTTGGTGAGTAAGAGCGAACTTTTGCCGGAGTTGGATTTGCGATCGATCGAGTTTTATTCGCGGATGGCGGATCAATATGATGCGGTGAATGCTTTTATGCGATCGATGTAG